A region of the Ornithinimicrobium ciconiae genome:
CCAGCACCGGCCGGTAGCCGTGGTGGTTGAGGGCCTGGACGACCCTGTCGGAGTGCTCGTGCCCGTCGGTCTCGACCGTGACGCCGATCTGCACCTCGTGCACCCTCAGCGCGGCCGTGGTGCGCCCGTGCTGGACCTCCAGGACGTTGGCCCGCTCCTCGGCGAGCAGCGCGAGCAGCGCGGACAGCGAGCCGGGACGGTCGGGCACCGTGACCCGGAACTGCAGGTAGCGCCCGGCGATGCCCAGGCCGGTGCGGATGATCCGCAGCATCAGCAGGGTGTCGATGTTGCCACCGGAGAGCACCACCACGACGGGCTTGTCGGGGTCGAAGGCCGGCTCTTCCCCGGCCGCGGCCGCCTGGTTCATCAGGTGGGCGGCAGCTGCGGCTCCGGCCGGCTCGACCACGAGTTTGGCCCGCTCCAGCAGGAACAGCATGGCCCTGGCGATCGAGTCCTCACCGACGGTCTCGACCGAGTCGACGAGGTCGCGCACCAGATCGAACGGGACATCACCGGGTCGACCCACCGCGATGCCGTCGGCCATCGTGGTCATCGAGGACACGGCCACCGGGTGTCCCGCGGCCAGGGAGCCCGGCCAGGCCGCTGCCTCCTCGGCCTGCACACCGATGACCCGCACGTCCGGCCGCACGGCCTTGACCGCGGTGGCGATCCCGGCGAGGAGGCCCCCGCCGCCCAGGCAGACCAGGATCGTGCCGACGTCAGGGACCTGCTCCAGGATCTCCAGCCCGCAGGTGCCCTGTCCAGCCACGATGGCGGGGTGGTCGAAGGGCGGGATAAAGACGGCGCCGGTCTCCTGCTCGAAGGCCCGGGCCCGCTCGATGCAGTCGTCGATGGTGCTGCCGACCTGCTCGACCGTGGCCCCATAGCCTCTGGTGGCCCGCAGCTTGGGCATGGAGGCTCCGTTGGGCATGAAGACGGTGGCCTCGATACCGAGCAGTTTGGCGGCGAGGGCCACACCCTGCGCGTGGTTGCCGGCGCTCGCCGCCACGACCCCGCGCGCGCGTTCCTCCGCGGAGAGCCCGGCCATCCGGTTGTAGGCGCCGCGGATCTTGAACGACCCGGCCCGACCCATGTTCTCGCACTTCAGGTGCACGGAGGTGCCGGCCAGCGTGCTCAACGCCTGGCTGAACTCCATCGGCGTCGGCTGGATAACACCGGCGAGGACCTCGCGGGCGGCGTCGATGTCGGCTGGGGTCACTGTGGGCGTCGTTGGCACAGCATCACCCTAGTCGGCCTCCCGGCCCCGGTCCGGTCCTCCGCGAGCCGGCAGCGCTGCGCGCGATGCGACGTGCAGGACGTCGCATCGCGCGCAGTATGTCTCATCGCTCACAGGGGGGCGGACCACCACTGACAGGGTGGGCGGACCATCGCACACCAGGTCAGGCCGCGTCCTCCGACTGCCCGGCGCCGGGGACCCGCTCCGACATCCGCAGGTCCTCCTTGTCCAGCGGACCGGTCATCGGCTTGTCGATGAGGTAGCGGACGTAGGCGTAGTTGGTGAAGAACCCGGGCAGGTACTCACCCAGCGCCACATACTCCAGCACCTCACGGGCACGGGCCAGGGGCTCCGCGACCTCCGGACCGCCCTCGGCGGTGAGCCGTCCGGCCTCCTCCTCGATGAGGTCGGCGACCAGCTGGCGGGTGACCACCCGCAGGTCGTCCAGCGGGGTGCGGTTGCGGATCCACTGCCACAGCTGACCACGCGAGATCTCGACGGTGGCGGCGTCCTCCATCAGGTTGTCGATGGCGACGGCCCCGGTGCCGGCGGTCCAGGCTGCCAGGTAACGCAGCGACACCGCGATGTTGGTGCGCACCCCGGACTCGGTGACCGTCGGGTCCGGCACGCCGGTGAGCAGGTCGCTCGCGGTGACCTCCACCTCCGGGCGCTGACGGCTGCGCTGGTCCGGGTTCTCACCGAGGACCTGGTCGAAGACCTCGGTGCAGGCCGGGACGAGCGCCGGGTGGGCCACCCAGGAGCCGTCGAAACCATCTTCGGCCTCGCGCTCCTTGTCGGCCCGGATCTTCTCCAGCGCCGCGGCCGCGGCCGCCTCATCCGTGCGGTCGGGCACGAAGGCTGCCATGCCCCCGATCGCGTGGGCACCACGCTTGTGGCAGGTCTTGACCAGCAGCTCGGTGTAGGCGCGCATGAACGGCGTGGTCATGGTGACCTCGGCACGCTCCGGCAGGACGAACTCCGGTCCGCGCTGGGCGAAGGTGCGGATGTAGCTGAAGATGTAGTCCCAGCGACCCGCGTTCAGGCCCGACGAGTGATCGCGCAGCTCATAGAGGATCTCCTCCATCTCGAACGCCGCGGACACCGTCTCGATCAGCACCGTCGCGCGGATGGTGCCCTGCGGGATGCCCAGCAGGTCCTGCGCCAGGATGAAGACGTCGTTCCAGAGGCGGGCCTCCAGGTGCGACTCCAGCTTGGGCAGGTAGAAGTACGGACCGGCGCCCCGCTCAATGAGCTCCTGGGCGTTGTGGAAGAAGTAGAGCCCGAAGTCAACCAACGAGGCCGGCAGCGGCCGCCCGTCGACCGACAGGTGCTTCTCACACAGGTGCCAGCCACGCGGCCGCATGACGATGGTCGGTGTCTGCCCGCGGACGGCATACTCCTTGCCGTTCTCATCAGTGAAGTCGATCTGGCCGCGGATCGCGTCGAAGAGGTTGAGCTGGCCGTCGATCACGTTGAACCAGGTGGGCGCGGTCGCGTCCTCGAGGTCGGCCATCCACACCCGGGCACCGGAGTTGAGGGCGTTGACGGTCAGTTTGCGGCTGGCCGGGCCGGTCATCTCACAGCGACGGTCGGTCAGGCCCGGGGCGGGCTCGGCCACGCGCCAGGACTTGTGCTCACGGACCCCGCGGGTCTCGGGGAGGAAGTCCAGTTCCTCACGGCCAGCACTGATCTGGTGCTGACGGGCCCTGCGGGCCTGGAGCAGTTCCGCGCGGCGGCCGGCGAAGGCACCATCGAGCTGGCGCACGAAGTCCAGGGCCTCGGGGGTGAGGATCTCGTCGAACCGGGGGTGGTCCGAGCCGCGGACCTGGACGGCGCCGTTGGTGCCCCGTGTGGTGGCTGTGGTGGTGGCCATCGTTTTCTCCTTCTCGTATGTCGTGTGGCCGGTGTCGTCTGGCCGTGTCGTGTGGCCGGATTGGCTGGTCAGCCGGTGGCCGGGGCGATTTAGTGGAACTGCTCTTCCTCGGTGGAGCCGGTCAGCGCGAGGGTGCCGCTGGTCGGGTTGATGGCCGTGGAGACCTTGTCAAAGTAGCCGGTGCCGACCTCGGCCTGGTGCTTGACCGCGGTGTAGCCACGGTTGGCATCGGCGAACTCGGCCTCCTGCAGCTCGACGTAGGCGCTCATCCCGGTGCGGGCATAGCCGTGAGCCAGGTGGAACATGGAGTGGTTCAGTGCGTGGAAGCCGGCCAGGGTGATGAACTGGAACTTGTATCCCAGGGCACCGAGCTCGTCCTGGAAGGCGGCGATCTCGCTGTCGGACAGCGCGGCCTTCCAGTTGAAGGACGGGGAGCAGTTGTAGGCCAGCATCTTGCCCGGGAACTCCTTGTGGAGCTCGGTTGCGAACTCGCGGGCCAGGCCGAGGTCGGGGGTGCCGGTCTCGACCCAGATCAGGTCGCAGTAGGGGGCGTAGGCCTTGGCGCGCGCCAGCACCGGCTCGATGCCGTTGCGCACCCGGAAGAAGCCCTCGCTGGTGCGCTCCCCGGTGATGAACTCCTGGTCGATCGGGTCCACGTCGCTGGTGAGCAGGTCAGCGGCGAGCGCGTCGGTGCGGGCGATCACCAGGCTCGGGACGTTGAGCGTGTCGGCCGCCAGGCGTGCGGCGTTGAGGGTGCGCACGTGCTGGGTGGTGGGGACGAGCACCTTGCCACCGAGGTGGCCGCACTTCTTCTCCGAGGCGAGCTGGTCCTCCCAGTGCACCCCGGCGGCGCCGGAGACGATCATGGACTTCATCAGCTCGAACGCGTTGAGCGGGCCACCGAAGCCGGCCTCGGCGTCAGCGACGATCGGCACCAGGTAGTCGGTGCCGTTGGTCTCGTTGGACCAGTCGATCTGGTCAGCGCGCATCAGCGCGTTGTTGATGCGGCGCACCACGGCCGGCACGGAGTTGGCGGGATAGAGGCTCTGGTCCGGGTAGGTCTGGCCAGCCAGGTTGGCGTCGGCGGCGACCTGCCAGCCGGAGAGGTAGATCGCCTCGAGGCCTCCGCGGACCTGCTGGACCGCCTGGTTGCCGGTCAGCGCACCCAGGGCCCGGGTGAAGGGCTTGGTCTGCAGCTGCTCCCAGAGCTTCTCGGCGCCGCGGCGAGCGAGGGTGTGCTCCTCCACCACGCTGCCCCGCAGTCGCACCACGTCCTCGGCGCTGTAGGTGCGCTCGATGCCGGACCAGCGCGGGTTGGCGGCCCACTCGGTGCGCAACTTCTCCGCGGCGGCGGCCTGGGTGGCGGACGCGCCGGTCTGCTCGGTGGTGGCCTCGGGGTTGTTCAGCGTGACGGTCATGAGACGTCCTCTCGGATCGGTGGGCGATTCCGCTCGGAAGCGCCGTTCTGTGCATGTGCCGGCGCCTTCGCAAGAAGTGCCGTTCTGGTGCGTTGCACCCACATTGGGTCAACTTCCACCCATTTTGCGACCAGGATGCCTGTAAATTTCTGCGTTTCTTGCGTTATTGTGGCGCAATGACAGATCTCGCGACTGGCCCTGACCCGATCACCATCGGTCGCCAGCTGCGCCACATCCGCCGCGGCACGGGCCGGACCCTTGATGACGTCGCGGGAGTGGCGGGCATCTCCAGCTCCGCCCTGTCGCTGCTGGAGAACGGCAAGCGCGAGGCCAAGGTCTCCACGCTCGCTGCCCTCGCGACGGCCCTGGGCACCGATCTCGCGGACCTGCTGCGCGCCCGGCCGCCGAGTCGTCGGGCCGCCCTGGAGATCGCTCTGGAGAAGGCCCAGCGTGCGGACTCGTTTGAGTCGCTGGGGGTGCCGGCCGTCAAGATCGGGCCGCGGCTACCCACCGAGGCTCTCGAGGCACTGGTCGGCATGCACGAGGCCCTCGCAGCAGTGCAGGCCGAGCGTGCCGCGACACCGGAGCAAGCTCGTCGGGCCAACGCAGAGCTGCGTCATCGGATGCGCGCCGCCAACAACTACTTCCCTGAGGTCGAGCAGGCAGCAGGTGACCTGCTGAAGGCGATCGACCACCGCGGGGGCCCGATCACCCGCACCGCGGTCAACAAGCTGGCAGCTCACCTCGGCTTCGACCTCGTGCACACCGCGGACCTGCCCACCTCCACCCGGTCCGTGACGGACCTGGCCAACCGCCGCATCTTCCTCCCCCAGCCGGATGCCGGACAGAGCGACTCACGCTCCCTGGCGCTGCAGGCACTGGGGCACGTCGTCCTCGGACATGAGGTGCCCGCTGACTATGGCGAGTTCCTCTCCCAGAGAGTCGAGATCAACTACTTCTCCGCCGCCCTTCTCATCCCGGAGAGCAGCGCCGTGCAGTTGCTCACGCGCGCCAAGGCCGCCAAGGACATCGCGATCGAGGATCTGCGTGACGCCTATGCCGTGTCCTACGAGACAGCAGCCCACCGGTTCACCAATCTGGCGACCCGTCACCTCGACCTGCCAGTGCACTTCATGCGCATCTCCGAGGCGGGGCTGATCTACAAGGCCTACGAGAACGACGGGGTCCGCTTCCCCAGCGATGCCACCGGAGCGATTGAGGGACAACGAGTCTGCCGCCACTGGACCGCACGCGTCGTCTTCGAGCAGCCCGATCTGTCCAACGCCTACCAGCAGTACACCGACACGGGGTCCGGCACCTACTGGTGCTCGGCCGTCGTGGACCGCACGCCCAACGGGACCTTCTCAGTCAGCGTCGGGGTGCCCTATGCACAGGTGAAGTGGATGCGCGGACGCGAGACGACCGAGCGCTCAAAGTCGCGTTGCCCCGACCCGACCTGCTGCGCCCAGCCGCCAGCCGAGCTGGCCCAGCGCTGGTCGGGCATGGCCTGGCCGAGCGCCCGCGTCCACTCCCACCTGCTCGCGGCCATGCCACCGGGCGTCTTCCCCGGGGTCGATGACACCGAGGTGCTGAATTTCCTCGAGGCGCAGGCCTGAGGCGCCTCCCCGTATTTCCTTGCCCCGCAGGCCAAGACCGGTAGACACCCTTCTCACCGCTACAGATGTGCGACACACGCGCGACCTCGGCGCGACACTCCCTTCCTACGGTGAGCGCATCTCGG
Encoded here:
- the aceB gene encoding malate synthase A is translated as MATTTATTRGTNGAVQVRGSDHPRFDEILTPEALDFVRQLDGAFAGRRAELLQARRARQHQISAGREELDFLPETRGVREHKSWRVAEPAPGLTDRRCEMTGPASRKLTVNALNSGARVWMADLEDATAPTWFNVIDGQLNLFDAIRGQIDFTDENGKEYAVRGQTPTIVMRPRGWHLCEKHLSVDGRPLPASLVDFGLYFFHNAQELIERGAGPYFYLPKLESHLEARLWNDVFILAQDLLGIPQGTIRATVLIETVSAAFEMEEILYELRDHSSGLNAGRWDYIFSYIRTFAQRGPEFVLPERAEVTMTTPFMRAYTELLVKTCHKRGAHAIGGMAAFVPDRTDEAAAAAALEKIRADKEREAEDGFDGSWVAHPALVPACTEVFDQVLGENPDQRSRQRPEVEVTASDLLTGVPDPTVTESGVRTNIAVSLRYLAAWTAGTGAVAIDNLMEDAATVEISRGQLWQWIRNRTPLDDLRVVTRQLVADLIEEEAGRLTAEGGPEVAEPLARAREVLEYVALGEYLPGFFTNYAYVRYLIDKPMTGPLDKEDLRMSERVPGAGQSEDAA
- the aceA gene encoding isocitrate lyase — encoded protein: MTVTLNNPEATTEQTGASATQAAAAEKLRTEWAANPRWSGIERTYSAEDVVRLRGSVVEEHTLARRGAEKLWEQLQTKPFTRALGALTGNQAVQQVRGGLEAIYLSGWQVAADANLAGQTYPDQSLYPANSVPAVVRRINNALMRADQIDWSNETNGTDYLVPIVADAEAGFGGPLNAFELMKSMIVSGAAGVHWEDQLASEKKCGHLGGKVLVPTTQHVRTLNAARLAADTLNVPSLVIARTDALAADLLTSDVDPIDQEFITGERTSEGFFRVRNGIEPVLARAKAYAPYCDLIWVETGTPDLGLAREFATELHKEFPGKMLAYNCSPSFNWKAALSDSEIAAFQDELGALGYKFQFITLAGFHALNHSMFHLAHGYARTGMSAYVELQEAEFADANRGYTAVKHQAEVGTGYFDKVSTAINPTSGTLALTGSTEEEQFH
- the ilvA gene encoding threonine ammonia-lyase; translation: MPTTPTVTPADIDAAREVLAGVIQPTPMEFSQALSTLAGTSVHLKCENMGRAGSFKIRGAYNRMAGLSAEERARGVVAASAGNHAQGVALAAKLLGIEATVFMPNGASMPKLRATRGYGATVEQVGSTIDDCIERARAFEQETGAVFIPPFDHPAIVAGQGTCGLEILEQVPDVGTILVCLGGGGLLAGIATAVKAVRPDVRVIGVQAEEAAAWPGSLAAGHPVAVSSMTTMADGIAVGRPGDVPFDLVRDLVDSVETVGEDSIARAMLFLLERAKLVVEPAGAAAAAHLMNQAAAAGEEPAFDPDKPVVVVLSGGNIDTLLMLRIIRTGLGIAGRYLQFRVTVPDRPGSLSALLALLAEERANVLEVQHGRTTAALRVHEVQIGVTVETDGHEHSDRVVQALNHHGYRPVLAG
- a CDS encoding helix-turn-helix domain-containing protein, producing the protein MTDLATGPDPITIGRQLRHIRRGTGRTLDDVAGVAGISSSALSLLENGKREAKVSTLAALATALGTDLADLLRARPPSRRAALEIALEKAQRADSFESLGVPAVKIGPRLPTEALEALVGMHEALAAVQAERAATPEQARRANAELRHRMRAANNYFPEVEQAAGDLLKAIDHRGGPITRTAVNKLAAHLGFDLVHTADLPTSTRSVTDLANRRIFLPQPDAGQSDSRSLALQALGHVVLGHEVPADYGEFLSQRVEINYFSAALLIPESSAVQLLTRAKAAKDIAIEDLRDAYAVSYETAAHRFTNLATRHLDLPVHFMRISEAGLIYKAYENDGVRFPSDATGAIEGQRVCRHWTARVVFEQPDLSNAYQQYTDTGSGTYWCSAVVDRTPNGTFSVSVGVPYAQVKWMRGRETTERSKSRCPDPTCCAQPPAELAQRWSGMAWPSARVHSHLLAAMPPGVFPGVDDTEVLNFLEAQA